From a region of the Mobula hypostoma chromosome 6, sMobHyp1.1, whole genome shotgun sequence genome:
- the n6amt1 gene encoding methyltransferase N6AMT1 isoform X1, with the protein MAGIRIHHLGKSEGRFNCIVRKGFQKMFSTPYCPHVGRGEYADVYDPAEDTFLLMDALEKDVKEIQQLCPSICLEVGTGSGVVSVFLASMIGPTSFYLCTDINCLAAACAQESAWKNGVNIQPIITDLVTGLLPRLQNQVDVLVFNPPYVATPSEEVGSHGIEASWAGGERGREVMDRFFPQVSSLLSSQGIFYLVTVQENDPEEVIESLKSFNLKGTVFISRQAGRERLSVLKFRKA; encoded by the exons GAAGATGTTTTCAACGCCTTACTGTCCCCATGTCGGCCGTGGAGAATACGCTGATGTATATGATCCAGCAGAGGATACCTTCCTATTAATGGATGCCTTAGAAAAAGATGTGAAAGAAATACAGCAGCTCTG TCCCAGTATTTGCCTTGAGGTTGGAACGGGATCTGGTGTTGTCTCGGTATTCCTAGCTTCCATGATTGGGCCTACCTCATTTTATCT cTGTACAGATATTAACTGCTTGGCTGCTGCTTGTGCACAAGAAAGTGCCTGGAAAAATGGGGTGAATATCCAGCCAATCATTACTGATCTG GTCACTGGACTGCTGCCACGACTACAAAATCAAGTTGATGTGCTGGTATTTAATCCACCTTATGTTGCAACTCCCTCAGAAGAA GTTGGTAGCCATGGTATAGAGGCATCTTGGGCTGGTGGAGAAAGAGGTCGTGAAGTCATGGATCGCTTTTTTCCTCAGGTCTCAAGCCTCCTCTCCAGTCAGGGAATCTTTTATTTGGTGAcagttcaggaaaatgatccAG aggaagtaatagaatcattgaaaagttttaaTTTGAAAGGGACTGTGTTTATTTCAAGGCAAGCTGGGAGAGAGCGACTATCAGTACTCAAATTTCGGAAAGCCTGA
- the n6amt1 gene encoding methyltransferase N6AMT1 isoform X2 codes for MFSTPYCPHVGRGEYADVYDPAEDTFLLMDALEKDVKEIQQLCPSICLEVGTGSGVVSVFLASMIGPTSFYLCTDINCLAAACAQESAWKNGVNIQPIITDLVTGLLPRLQNQVDVLVFNPPYVATPSEEVGSHGIEASWAGGERGREVMDRFFPQVSSLLSSQGIFYLVTVQENDPEEVIESLKSFNLKGTVFISRQAGRERLSVLKFRKA; via the exons ATGTTTTCAACGCCTTACTGTCCCCATGTCGGCCGTGGAGAATACGCTGATGTATATGATCCAGCAGAGGATACCTTCCTATTAATGGATGCCTTAGAAAAAGATGTGAAAGAAATACAGCAGCTCTG TCCCAGTATTTGCCTTGAGGTTGGAACGGGATCTGGTGTTGTCTCGGTATTCCTAGCTTCCATGATTGGGCCTACCTCATTTTATCT cTGTACAGATATTAACTGCTTGGCTGCTGCTTGTGCACAAGAAAGTGCCTGGAAAAATGGGGTGAATATCCAGCCAATCATTACTGATCTG GTCACTGGACTGCTGCCACGACTACAAAATCAAGTTGATGTGCTGGTATTTAATCCACCTTATGTTGCAACTCCCTCAGAAGAA GTTGGTAGCCATGGTATAGAGGCATCTTGGGCTGGTGGAGAAAGAGGTCGTGAAGTCATGGATCGCTTTTTTCCTCAGGTCTCAAGCCTCCTCTCCAGTCAGGGAATCTTTTATTTGGTGAcagttcaggaaaatgatccAG aggaagtaatagaatcattgaaaagttttaaTTTGAAAGGGACTGTGTTTATTTCAAGGCAAGCTGGGAGAGAGCGACTATCAGTACTCAAATTTCGGAAAGCCTGA